The Longimicrobium sp. DNA segment CGCCGCTCCCCACGATCGACAGCCCGTCGTGGCCGGTGGCCGCGGCGTTCCCCGCGAAGGTGGCGTTGGTGAAGGTGATGCGGTTCAGCACCCCCGACGTGTTGTTCACGCGGAAGTTGTCCTCCACGCCGCCGCTCACCGCGGTGCCCGTCACCGACGCCGAGCCGGTCAGCCCGTCGAACGCCACCGCCGCCTCGTCGAGCGCGGGGCTGGTGCCGTTCACGCCGTTGACTACCGAGTTGTCCAGCGTGAAGCCCACCACGCTGGTGCCGCGGATGGCGTAGTTCGAGGCGTCGTTGATCTGCATCCAGCTCAGCGACACGCTGCGCGTGTTGTTGAGGTACACGCCGATCCCCGCGGTCGAGCCGTCGGCGCCCGTCATGTTCTGGATGGTGCCGCCCGAACCCGCCGAGCCGCTGCCGGTCACCTGGAAGCCGTTCACGGCGCCGGTGTTGTCCAGCACGATGCCGTTGGCGTCGTTCGCGGCCGACACGCTGCGGAAGGTAATCCCGCTGGCGCCGATCGTCGTGTTCGTCACGCGCACCGCCGTCCCCGCGCTGGCGGCCGCGGTGTTGTTGGCGCCGGTCACCGTCACCGTGCCGCCGCCGGTGGCGCTGAAGCCCGTCCCCGTGGTGGTGGAGATGGCCAGCCCGCCGCCGGCGAAGCTCACCGTCGCCCCCGTGTTGCTCGACAGGGTGACACCATTGTTCGCGCCGGTCGACAGCGACTTCGACGCGCCGGTGAAGGCGATGGTGCCGCCGAGGTTCCCCTGCACCAGGATCCCGCCGTTCGTGTCGGTGATGTCGCCCGACAGCGTCACCGAGCCGCCCGTGCGTCCAGTGATCGACACGGCGTTCGTCCCGCTCCCGCTCACGTTGCTGCCGACGCTCACTGTGCCGGCGCCGCCGGTGATCTCCACCCCCGCGCCGGCCGCGTTCGAGATCACGCCGCTCGTCGCGGTGATCGACCCGTCGACGCCGCTCAGCTTCAGCCCGGCGCCCGTGCTGCCGGAGGACGAGAGGGTCGTGAAGGAGGCGGTCGGCGTGCCGGTCGTGAGGTCCAGCGCGGCGCCGCCCGTCGACGCCACGTCCATCACCGACGCGGCGAACGTGCCGAAGCCGGTTCCCGAGATCCCCGCGCCGGCCGTGGAGTTCACGTTGAAGCCCTGCGCGGTGTTGTTCTGCGCCAGCTGCAGCGTGGCGCCCGTGGCCGACCGCGTCACCGTCGGCGCGCTCCCCGCCGCCAGCAGGGTGACCGTCTGCCCGTTCAGCATCACCGTCACGCTCGTGGAGATCCCCTGCCCGGTGAGCGTCTGGCCGTTCTTGAAGACGAAGCCGTCGGTGTACGCGCTCCCGTTGCCGTAGCGCAGGAACACCGTCTCACCCACCGCCGAGGCCGACTCGGCCGAGGAGAGCTGGGTGAAGGCCGAGGCGTCGCGCCCGTCGCCCGGAGCCGTGGCCGAGTTGTCGACGTACCACACGCGGTTGGGCACGTTCATCGTCACCGTGCCGTTGGCCGTCAGCGAGCCGTCGGTCACCGTGTACTGGAACGAGTCCGTCCCCGTGAACCCGGCGGCGCTCAGGTAGGTGAAGCTGCCGTCCGCGGCGATCGTCGCCGTCCCTCCGTTGACCGACGCCACGGTGCCGGGCACCGCCTGCAGACTGCCCGGCGACTCCGCGTCGGTGTCGTTGGCCAGCACGCCCGGCGCGGCCACGGGAACCGTCACGTTGCCGATCGCCTGGAAGGTGTCGGGGTTGGCCGTCGGCGGCGTGTTCGGCTGCACCACCACGAGCGTCGCCGTCCCCGAGGCGTAGCCGATGCTGGCGGTGATGGTCACCGTCCCCTGCGACACGCCGGTCGCCAGCCCGGTGTTGTCGACCGTGGCCACCGCGGTGTTCGAGCTGCTCCAGGTGGTGGCCGGGCAGGAGATGGAAACGCCGTGCAGGTCCAGGCACGAGGCGGTGAACTGCGTGCTCTCGCCCACGGCCACCGAGTCCAGGGCGGGCGTCACCACCACCTGCCCCACGATCCCCGTCTCGATGCGGAACTTGATGGGCAGCGTGCGGTCGTCGAGCAGCGCGATGAACTGCTGCGTGTCGACGTTCTTCAGGTCCTTGTTGGAGCCGACCACGTCGACGTCCGCGAACCCCAGCAGGAAGGTCCCCTGGTAGACGCTGATGCGGTAGTTCTTGTTGACGTCGAGGTTGTAGTTGCTGGTCTTCCAGTTCACCTGGTAGCTCTGCCCGCCCACGTCCACCTTCACCGAGTCGGAGCCGCTGGCGCCGTAGTAGAAGGTGGCGATGGTGGTGCTGCAGGTGGTGCCGCTCAGCTCGCAGATCTCCACGCGCGGCTGCAGCGCGGCGTCGAAGGTACCGCTGTACGAGGGCTGCGGCACCAGCGGCGGAAGGAAGTAGAAGCCGGGTACGACGCCGCTGTGCGCCGCGTCGGAGATGGTCTTGCTGGGCCCCTCGCCGGGGGCGGTGGGCGACCGCGAGTCCGCGGTGCAGGCCGCGACCGCGAGAACCGCCGCGATCGTGGCGGCGCGCTTCAGCCGTAGCATG contains these protein-coding regions:
- a CDS encoding Ig-like domain-containing protein, translating into MLRLKRAATIAAVLAVAACTADSRSPTAPGEGPSKTISDAAHSGVVPGFYFLPPLVPQPSYSGTFDAALQPRVEICELSGTTCSTTIATFYYGASGSDSVKVDVGGQSYQVNWKTSNYNLDVNKNYRISVYQGTFLLGFADVDVVGSNKDLKNVDTQQFIALLDDRTLPIKFRIETGIVGQVVVTPALDSVAVGESTQFTASCLDLHGVSISCPATTWSSSNTAVATVDNTGLATGVSQGTVTITASIGYASGTATLVVVQPNTPPTANPDTFQAIGNVTVPVAAPGVLANDTDAESPGSLQAVPGTVASVNGGTATIAADGSFTYLSAAGFTGTDSFQYTVTDGSLTANGTVTMNVPNRVWYVDNSATAPGDGRDASAFTQLSSAESASAVGETVFLRYGNGSAYTDGFVFKNGQTLTGQGISTSVTVMLNGQTVTLLAAGSAPTVTRSATGATLQLAQNNTAQGFNVNSTAGAGISGTGFGTFAASVMDVASTGGAALDLTTGTPTASFTTLSSSGSTGAGLKLSGVDGSITATSGVISNAAGAGVEITGGAGTVSVGSNVSGSGTNAVSITGRTGGSVTLSGDITDTNGGILVQGNLGGTIAFTGASKSLSTGANNGVTLSSNTGATVSFAGGGLAISTTTGTGFSATGGGTVTVTGANNTAAASAGTAVRVTNTTIGASGITFRSVSAANDANGIVLDNTGAVNGFQVTGSGSAGSGGTIQNMTGADGSTAGIGVYLNNTRSVSLSWMQINDASNYAIRGTSVVGFTLDNSVVNGVNGTSPALDEAAVAFDGLTGSASVTGTAVSGGVEDNFRVNNTSGVLNRITFTNATFAGNAAATGHDGLSIVGSGGAVVNVTVQNSTFTASAADQFHLVLSGASTSDLVFDTNTLTNAHPSIVSGAGGITITGSGAGTSLTYSINGNSIRDALGSALVVSKGAGAGPFTGTISSNVIGSVAVANSGSAQGSGISVTSIDGGTHTAVITGNQVRQYNNFGIEVSAGNAALGGSGTVNATITGNTVSNPGTSGFPMNGVMVNAGTNTGDAHLVCAAISGNSITGSGAFGGTDFRLRQRFLTTVRLPGYAGANNNNAAVVSFVQGNNGGTPSGSAANTVSTGGGGFVGGAACPTS